A stretch of Henckelia pumila isolate YLH828 chromosome 4, ASM3356847v2, whole genome shotgun sequence DNA encodes these proteins:
- the LOC140864601 gene encoding F-box protein At4g18380-like has product MNTLTVPAADLKWKMGSVRLDLCGKIHPEPIDLFDGIPDSLLLDIFNRIGDVKSLGRCCVVSKRFHSLVPQVDNIIVLVDCVISDDDSSASSSSSVASYKSRHPISSFLRLFLGLFKPFQSFTQFITPTTRRVTSFAEDSDFETEQNSVTHHSPTQVLKNFNEIKLLRITLPSGELGIDAGVLLKWRADFGSTLENCVILGASSVIHNPNGGSACNVDNTDIVNNSNEVAIDNGSIPESFYTNGGLKLRVVWTISSLIAASARHYLLQPIIAEHKTLESLILTDSDGQGLLSMNKVQLEELRVKPLSASSASKRTLVPALNMRLWYASHLELPNGIVLKGATLVAIKPREQSKIEVVGSEGNWVASAFEEPFGTAARMLVKRRTYCLEMNSF; this is encoded by the coding sequence ATGAACACACTCACTGTCCCAGCCGCCGATTTGAAGTGGAAAATGGGCTCTGTTCGATTAGATCTGTGCGGTAAAATCCATCCCGAGCCGATCGATCTGTTCGACGGGATTCCGGACTCCCTTCTCCTCGACATCTTTAACAGAATAGGCGATGTGAAATCATTGGGCCGATGCTGCGTTGTTTCCAAGCGCTTTCACTCTCTCGTTCCTCAAGTCGACAACATAATCGTGCTCGTCGATTGCGTCATCTCGGACGACGATTCATCCGCATCCTCTTCCTCCTCGGTTGCCTCTTACAAATCCCGCCACCCCATTTCCTCTTTCCTCCGCCTCTTCCTCGGACTCTTCAAGCCCTTTCAATCTTTTACACAATTCATCACTCCCACCACCCGTCGCGTTACTTCCTTCGCGGAAGATTCCGACTTTGAAACCGAGCAAAACAGCGTCACCCACCATTCCCCTACTCAAGTATTGAAGAATTTTAACGAAATCAAGCTCCTACGGATTACACTTCCGAGTGGGGAATTGGGGATAGACGCGGGTGTTTTGCTCAAGTGGAGGGCTGATTTTGGGTCAACGCTCGAGAATTGTGTTATTCTTGGCGCTTCGAGCGTCATTCATAATCCGAATGGTGGCTCTGCTTGTAATGTTGATAATACTGATATCGTGAATAACAGTAATGAAGTGGCAATTGATAATGGCAGCATACCAGAGTCTTTTTACACGAACGGGGGTTTAAAGTTGCGTGTTGTGTGGACTATTAGCTCATTGATCGCGGCCTCGGCTAGGCATTATCTGCTGCAGCCTATAATAGCGGAACACAAAACCCTGGAGAGCTTGATTTTGACCGACTCGGATGGACAGGGATTGTTATCCATGAATAAAGTGCAGCTGGAGGAGCTGCGGGTGAAGCCGTTGTCTGCATCCTCGGCATCAAAGAGGACTCTTGTTCCTGCTCTGAATATGCGGTTATGGTATGCTTCCCATTTGGAGTTGCCAAATGGGATAGTGCTGAAAGGGGCGACTTTGGTTGCAATTAAGCCTCGTGAGCAGTCAAAGATAGAGGTCGTGGGTTCGGAAGGGAATTGGGTTGCCTCCGCATTTGAGGAGCCTTTTGGAACTGCTGCAAGGATGTTGGTGAAGAGGAGAACTTATTGTTTGGAAATGAACTCATTTTGA
- the LOC140867480 gene encoding glutaredoxin-C9-like gives MNQVAAADKLVSSVMMVKWEPVYETLSLLASSNAVVVFTMSGCCMCHVVKQLLLGLGVGPAIVELDRHESGGDIQALLYHLSGGGNAQLVVPAVFVGGRFLGGIEKVLTCHINGTLVPLLKDAGALWL, from the coding sequence ATGAATCAAGTAGCAGCAGCTGATAAGTTGGTGTCTTCTGTTATGATGGTGAAGTGGGAGCCTGTGTACGAGACACTGAGCTTGCTGGCGTCCAGCAATGCGGTGGTGGTGTTCACTATGAGCGGCTGCTGCATGTGCCACGTTGTGAAGCAATTGCTTTTGGGACTGGGAGTCGGCCCCGCCATTGTGGAGCTGGACCGCCACGAATCTGGCGGAGACATTCAGGCCCTGCTTTATCACCTCTCCGGTGGCGGCAATGCACAGCTGGTGGTGCCGGCGGTGTTCGTGGGCGGAAGGTTCTTGGGTGGCATAGAGAAAGTGTTGACTTGCCACATCAATGGCACTCTTGTTCCTCTACTCAAGGATGCAGGAGCTCTCTGGCTTTGA